Proteins encoded by one window of Polaribacter haliotis:
- a CDS encoding leucine--tRNA ligase translates to MQYNHQEIEKNWQKFWAENQTFKASNESEKPKYYVLDMFPYPSGAGLHVGHPLGYIASDIYARYKRHQGFNVLHPQGYDSFGLPAEQYAIQTGQHPAKTTEANIATYRKQLDKIGFSFDWSREVRTSNPEYYKWTQWIFIQLFNSWYNKDSDKAEDISTLEKLFKKEGNSKVNAVCDEDIKPFSAEEWKAFSKTEQEEILLQYRLTFLSDTEVNWCPALGTVLANDEIVNGVSERGSHPVIRKKMTQWSMRISAYAQRLLDGLETIDWPQPLKDSQTNWIGRSQGAMVTFKVDNGSEKQSNEVKLSYKELEALKEIRQNSTKAETTLWNELKNKKGASKFRRKYTIGTFLVDYVCVSKNLIVEFSGKEDEEARTTYFNNEGFNVIRFTNDEVLKNVEKVVSEINFAIQFPKVTVKETAKKEVVKEENQYKIDVFTTRPDTIYGVSFMTLAPEHELVSRIVTDKQKDEVNAYIEATAKRSERDRMADVKTISGAFTGAYAIHPFSGEKIQIWIGDYVLAGYGTGAVMAVPCGDQRDYDFAKHFDIPIPNIFEGVDISEEAHTDKDGTKIANSDFLSGLKYKKALKLAIFEMEKRGFGYGKINYRLRDAVFSRQRYWGEPFPVYYKDGMPQMIDAKHLPIVLPEVEKYLPTEDGKPPLGNATEWAWDSRGNKVVSNEKLKNKTVFPLELNTMPGWAGSSWYFNRYMDSQNSTAFASKESLDYWKEVDLYIGGSEHATGHLLYARFWQKFLFDKGIVPVDEFAKKLINQGMILGTSAFVYKATPFIQNGCGCSDEKSNDDIIAEIPTVFVSKNLFSNDDEFETVVKNYLLDNKLLNPNFADLVMITKTPIHSDVSLVNSSDELDVDGFKNHPLNADYKNAEFILEEGVYKVGREVEKMSKSKYNVVNPDDIVREYGADALRLFEMFLGPLEQAKPWKTSGISGVYSFLKKLWKLYVSEDGVIVSEEKATKDELKVLHKTIKKVQEDIENFSFNTSVSTFMIAVNDLTGLKCNKKEILEPLLVLLSPYAPHISEELWSKLGNKESISTAPFPIFDAKHLVESSKNYPISFNGKMRFTLELPLDLSKEEIEKTVLENEKTIAQLEGRTPKKIIIVPGKIVNIVG, encoded by the coding sequence ATGCAATACAATCATCAAGAAATAGAAAAGAATTGGCAAAAATTTTGGGCAGAAAACCAAACTTTTAAAGCCAGTAATGAAAGTGAAAAACCTAAATATTATGTACTAGACATGTTTCCTTACCCAAGTGGAGCAGGTTTGCATGTTGGGCATCCTTTAGGATATATTGCAAGTGACATTTATGCACGTTACAAACGTCACCAAGGTTTTAATGTTTTGCATCCTCAAGGTTATGATTCTTTTGGTTTACCAGCAGAACAATATGCAATACAAACTGGGCAACATCCAGCAAAAACTACGGAAGCAAACATTGCAACTTATAGAAAACAATTAGATAAAATTGGTTTTTCTTTTGATTGGAGTAGAGAAGTTAGAACGTCAAATCCTGAATATTATAAATGGACACAGTGGATTTTTATTCAATTGTTTAATTCTTGGTATAATAAAGATTCAGACAAAGCAGAAGACATTTCAACTTTAGAAAAACTCTTCAAAAAAGAAGGAAATTCTAAAGTAAATGCAGTTTGTGATGAAGATATAAAACCTTTTTCTGCGGAAGAATGGAAAGCATTCTCAAAAACAGAACAAGAAGAAATTTTATTACAATACAGATTAACATTTTTGTCAGATACAGAAGTAAACTGGTGTCCTGCTTTAGGAACAGTTTTAGCAAACGACGAAATTGTAAACGGAGTTTCAGAACGTGGAAGTCATCCTGTTATTCGTAAAAAAATGACACAATGGTCTATGCGAATTTCTGCATATGCACAACGTTTGTTAGACGGATTAGAAACCATAGATTGGCCACAACCTTTAAAAGATTCTCAAACCAATTGGATTGGACGTTCTCAAGGAGCAATGGTTACTTTTAAGGTTGATAATGGAAGTGAAAAACAATCGAATGAAGTAAAATTATCTTACAAAGAATTAGAAGCTTTAAAAGAAATAAGACAAAATTCAACAAAAGCAGAAACGACGCTTTGGAACGAATTAAAGAATAAAAAAGGAGCTTCAAAATTTAGAAGAAAATATACAATAGGCACATTTTTAGTAGATTATGTATGTGTTTCTAAAAATTTAATTGTTGAATTTTCTGGAAAAGAAGATGAAGAAGCAAGAACAACTTATTTTAATAATGAAGGCTTTAATGTAATTCGTTTTACAAATGATGAGGTTCTTAAAAATGTAGAAAAAGTTGTTTCAGAAATTAATTTTGCAATTCAGTTTCCAAAAGTAACAGTTAAAGAAACTGCAAAAAAAGAAGTTGTAAAAGAGGAAAATCAATATAAAATTGATGTTTTTACAACAAGACCAGATACAATTTACGGAGTAAGTTTTATGACTTTAGCTCCAGAACACGAATTGGTGTCACGAATCGTTACAGATAAGCAAAAAGACGAAGTTAATGCGTATATAGAAGCAACAGCAAAACGTTCTGAACGTGATAGAATGGCAGATGTAAAAACCATTTCTGGAGCATTTACAGGAGCGTATGCAATTCATCCTTTTTCTGGTGAAAAAATACAAATTTGGATTGGAGATTACGTTTTAGCAGGTTATGGAACAGGAGCAGTTATGGCAGTTCCTTGTGGGGATCAACGTGATTATGATTTCGCAAAACATTTTGATATTCCGATTCCTAATATTTTTGAAGGTGTAGATATTTCTGAAGAAGCGCACACAGATAAAGACGGAACTAAAATTGCAAATTCAGATTTTTTATCAGGATTAAAATACAAGAAAGCATTAAAATTAGCCATTTTCGAAATGGAAAAACGTGGTTTTGGTTATGGAAAAATAAACTATAGATTGCGTGATGCTGTTTTTAGCAGACAACGTTATTGGGGAGAACCTTTTCCAGTATATTACAAAGACGGAATGCCACAAATGATTGACGCAAAACACTTGCCAATCGTTTTACCAGAAGTAGAAAAATACTTGCCAACTGAAGATGGAAAACCACCTTTAGGAAACGCAACAGAATGGGCTTGGGATTCTCGTGGGAATAAAGTTGTTTCGAACGAAAAGTTGAAAAACAAAACTGTTTTTCCTTTAGAATTAAACACAATGCCTGGTTGGGCAGGAAGTTCTTGGTATTTTAATAGATATATGGATTCGCAAAATTCCACAGCATTTGCAAGTAAAGAATCTTTAGATTATTGGAAAGAAGTAGATTTATATATTGGAGGTTCAGAACACGCAACAGGGCATTTATTATACGCTCGTTTTTGGCAGAAATTCTTGTTCGATAAAGGAATTGTTCCTGTAGATGAATTTGCGAAGAAACTAATAAACCAAGGTATGATTTTAGGAACTTCTGCTTTTGTATATAAAGCAACTCCTTTTATTCAAAATGGTTGTGGTTGTTCTGATGAAAAATCTAATGATGATATTATCGCAGAAATACCAACCGTATTTGTTTCTAAAAATTTATTTTCTAATGATGATGAATTTGAAACTGTTGTAAAAAACTACTTATTAGATAATAAATTATTGAATCCTAATTTTGCAGATTTAGTAATGATTACCAAAACACCTATACATTCAGATGTTTCTTTGGTAAATTCTTCAGATGAATTAGATGTAGATGGTTTTAAAAATCATCCTTTAAATGCAGATTATAAAAATGCTGAATTCATTTTAGAAGAAGGTGTTTACAAAGTTGGTAGAGAAGTAGAGAAAATGTCTAAATCTAAATACAATGTCGTAAATCCTGATGATATTGTAAGAGAATATGGAGCAGATGCTTTGCGTTTGTTCGAAATGTTTTTAGGGCCATTAGAACAAGCAAAGCCTTGGAAAACATCAGGTATTTCTGGTGTTTATTCTTTCTTAAAGAAATTATGGAAATTATATGTTTCTGAAGATGGCGTAATTGTATCCGAAGAAAAAGCAACTAAAGACGAACTAAAAGTTTTACATAAAACAATTAAAAAAGTACAAGAAGATATCGAGAATTTCTCTTTTAATACCTCTGTTTCTACGTTTATGATTGCTGTAAACGATTTAACAGGCTTAAAATGTAATAAGAAAGAAATATTAGAACCGTTATTGGTTTTATTATCACCTTACGCACCACATATTTCAGAAGAATTATGGAGTAAATTAGGAAATAAAGAGTCTATTTCAACAGCTCCTTTTCCAATTTTTGATGCAAAACATTTGGTAGAAAGTTCTAAAAATTACCCAATTTCTTTCAACGGAAAAATGCGTTTTACTCTAGAGCTTCCTTTAGATTTATCAAAAGAAGAAATAGAAAAAACAGTTTTAGAAAATGAAAAAACAATTGCGCAATTAGAAGGTAGAACTCCTAAAAAAATAATTATTGTTCCTGGGAAAATTGTAAACATAGTTGGTTAA
- a CDS encoding sensor histidine kinase, giving the protein MILLVLLASILILVVTLYQYDEQTKDYNIQRFERKEAIAKQIIELELTNKTTYAVNTENLDKIFKERIYEISSINKLNIAIYDLNGNLLKSSIASAFEKIDVMPLSEEIIIELAQNSNHKILKNLEVEDSSYQTSYSYISDSKYKRIGILELQFTQDNSEIEYELREFMYRLGLVYILMFLIAIAIAFFLSSYITRSIKTISDKMQQTRLNERNEKIILNKASSEIEVLVDAYNNMIDQLEESAAKLAKSEREQAWREMAKQVAHEIKNPLTPMRLTVQSFERKFNAEDPKIKEKLKEYSQTLIQQIDVMSSIASAFSDFAKMPSQKKEEIEVIDVVKLALDIFNEKAIKYSPKEEELHAFLDKTQLIRIVTNLVKNALQATEQEENPLVEVEVLSNNGNVKIVVSDNGKGISEDVKELIFEPKFTTKSSGMGLGLGIIKNIIEAYGGTISFTSKEGVGTTFTVILPKK; this is encoded by the coding sequence ATGATTTTATTGGTGTTATTAGCATCGATTTTAATATTAGTGGTAACTCTTTATCAATATGATGAGCAAACGAAAGATTACAACATACAACGTTTCGAAAGAAAAGAAGCGATTGCAAAACAAATTATAGAATTAGAACTTACCAATAAAACCACATATGCAGTAAATACAGAAAATTTAGATAAAATTTTTAAAGAACGTATTTACGAAATTTCTTCAATTAATAAACTAAACATTGCCATTTACGACTTAAATGGAAATTTGTTAAAATCTTCTATTGCAAGTGCTTTCGAAAAGATAGATGTTATGCCACTTTCCGAGGAAATTATTATTGAATTGGCACAAAATTCTAATCATAAAATTTTAAAAAATTTAGAAGTAGAAGATAGTAGTTATCAAACTTCTTATTCCTATATAAGCGACTCTAAATACAAAAGAATAGGTATTTTAGAGTTACAGTTTACACAAGACAATTCCGAAATAGAATACGAGCTTAGAGAGTTTATGTACAGGTTAGGGTTGGTATATATTTTAATGTTTTTAATAGCGATTGCCATTGCATTTTTCTTATCTAGTTATATTACACGCTCTATAAAAACCATTTCAGATAAGATGCAACAAACGCGTTTGAACGAGAGAAATGAAAAGATTATTTTAAATAAAGCAAGTTCGGAAATTGAAGTTTTGGTAGATGCTTACAACAATATGATCGATCAATTAGAGGAAAGTGCTGCGAAATTGGCGAAAAGCGAACGTGAACAAGCTTGGAGAGAAATGGCAAAACAGGTAGCACATGAAATTAAAAATCCTTTGACTCCAATGCGTTTGACTGTGCAGAGTTTCGAACGAAAGTTCAATGCTGAAGATCCAAAAATTAAGGAGAAATTGAAAGAATATTCACAAACATTAATTCAGCAAATAGATGTTATGAGTTCTATTGCTTCTGCATTTTCCGATTTTGCAAAAATGCCATCTCAAAAAAAGGAAGAAATAGAAGTAATTGATGTTGTAAAATTAGCTTTAGATATTTTTAATGAAAAAGCAATTAAATACAGTCCCAAAGAAGAAGAATTACACGCATTTTTAGACAAAACACAATTAATTAGAATTGTAACAAACTTGGTAAAGAATGCTTTACAAGCTACAGAACAAGAGGAAAACCCATTAGTAGAAGTAGAAGTTTTATCGAACAATGGTAATGTAAAAATTGTAGTGTCAGACAATGGAAAAGGAATTTCTGAAGATGTAAAAGAATTAATATTCGAACCTAAATTTACAACAAAGTCAAGTGGAATGGGATTAGGTTTAGGAATTATTAAAAATATTATAGAAGCCTATGGAGGTACTATTTCATTTACTTCCAAAGAAGGAGTTGGAACTACTTTTACAGTTATTTTACCTAAGAAATAA
- a CDS encoding enoyl-CoA hydratase/isomerase family protein, with the protein MNFENLLVSKNNGIAQITINRPKKLNALNKVTIKELHEAFDVLESDLSVKIIIVTGSGDKAFVAGADISEFAHFSIEEGASLARAGQEMLFDFIENLATPVIAAINGFALGGGLELAMACHFRIASDNAKMGLPEVSLGVIPGYGGTQRLPQLVGKGKAMELIMTAGMVPAEEAKECGLVNHVVSQEELIPLAEKIASKIMRNSSVAIAAAIKAINANFQDGVNGFDVEISAFGECFGTEDFEEGTTAFLEKRKPNFSGN; encoded by the coding sequence ATGAACTTCGAAAATTTATTAGTTTCAAAAAATAATGGTATTGCACAAATAACCATAAACCGTCCAAAGAAATTAAATGCTTTAAACAAAGTAACTATAAAAGAATTACATGAAGCTTTCGATGTTTTAGAAAGCGATTTAAGCGTAAAAATAATTATTGTTACTGGAAGTGGAGATAAGGCATTTGTTGCAGGTGCAGATATATCTGAATTCGCACATTTTTCTATAGAGGAAGGCGCAAGTTTAGCTAGAGCAGGGCAAGAAATGCTATTCGATTTTATCGAAAATTTAGCAACTCCTGTTATTGCAGCTATAAATGGTTTTGCTTTAGGTGGAGGTTTAGAATTGGCAATGGCTTGTCATTTTAGAATTGCATCCGACAATGCAAAAATGGGATTACCAGAAGTTTCTTTAGGTGTAATTCCTGGTTATGGAGGTACACAACGTTTACCACAGTTAGTTGGTAAAGGAAAAGCAATGGAATTAATTATGACAGCTGGAATGGTTCCTGCAGAAGAAGCAAAAGAATGTGGTTTGGTAAATCATGTAGTTTCTCAAGAAGAATTAATACCCTTAGCAGAAAAAATTGCCAGTAAAATTATGCGAAATTCTTCTGTAGCTATTGCTGCAGCTATTAAAGCTATAAATGCTAATTTCCAAGATGGTGTAAATGGATTTGATGTGGAAATTTCAGCATTTGGAGAGTGTTTTGGAACCGAAGATTTCGAGGAAGGAACCACTGCTTTTTTAGAAAAAAGAAAACCAAATTTCTCTGGAAACTAA
- a CDS encoding AraC family transcriptional regulator → MKTKPTLEKIVPSFGSSLLVKKHVQFLKTKKAFWHFHPEIELVYVNKGKGKRHIGNHISYFNNSQLVLIGSNLPHLGYMDRLTTNGSETLIQFKPEFLGENFFKIPEMAAIDQLFERAKKGIRFNIEIKKRIGAKIEELVDLEGADRIISILEILKELARTDDYTILNADGFAFETQPQDNEKIDLVFKHINENFNRHIALDEISDVVSMTVPAFCRFFKKTTSKTFTKLVNEYRVVHATKLLSESNMSIGDICFECGFNNFSHFNKLFKEFTGKSASKYRSEMLNFVQ, encoded by the coding sequence ATGAAAACAAAACCAACATTAGAGAAAATTGTACCAAGTTTCGGTAGTTCTTTATTGGTTAAAAAACACGTACAGTTTTTAAAAACAAAAAAGGCTTTCTGGCATTTTCATCCAGAAATAGAATTGGTATACGTTAATAAAGGAAAAGGAAAAAGACATATTGGAAACCATATTAGCTATTTTAATAATAGTCAGTTAGTTTTAATTGGTTCTAATTTGCCACATTTAGGGTATATGGATCGTTTAACAACCAATGGTTCCGAAACCTTAATACAGTTTAAGCCAGAATTTTTAGGAGAAAATTTTTTTAAAATTCCAGAAATGGCTGCAATCGATCAACTTTTTGAACGCGCAAAAAAAGGAATTCGTTTTAATATTGAAATTAAAAAAAGAATTGGTGCTAAGATTGAAGAGCTAGTAGATTTAGAAGGGGCAGATAGAATTATTTCTATTCTAGAAATTTTAAAAGAGTTGGCAAGAACAGACGATTATACCATTTTAAATGCAGATGGTTTTGCTTTTGAAACACAGCCACAAGACAACGAAAAGATAGATTTGGTGTTTAAACATATAAATGAAAATTTTAATAGACATATTGCACTAGATGAAATTTCGGATGTTGTAAGTATGACAGTTCCTGCTTTTTGTAGATTCTTTAAAAAAACAACTTCTAAAACATTTACAAAATTAGTAAATGAATATAGAGTTGTGCATGCAACAAAATTATTATCGGAAAGTAATATGAGTATTGGAGATATTTGTTTTGAATGTGGTTTTAATAATTTTTCTCACTTTAATAAATTATTTAAAGAATTTACTGGAAAATCTGCATCTAAATATAGAAGTGAAATGTTGAATTTCGTTCAATAA
- a CDS encoding HD domain-containing protein yields MNEEKVIENTILFVKEELKDAEGGHDWFHIERVFKNAILISREEDVNVFVVSLAALLHDIADPKFYNGDETIGPKLATEFLEKQKVNKETILHVVNIINHISYKNSFDKNGEKFTSKELEVVQDADRLDAIGAIGIARCFNYGGFKNRALYNPEILPNLNMTKEEYKKSSAPTINHFYEKLLLLKDKMNTDSGKKIAMQRHEFMEKYLEQFYNEWNGVK; encoded by the coding sequence ATGAACGAAGAAAAAGTAATTGAAAACACTATTTTATTTGTAAAAGAAGAGTTAAAAGATGCTGAAGGTGGGCATGATTGGTTTCATATAGAACGTGTTTTTAAAAACGCAATTTTAATTTCTAGAGAAGAAGATGTAAACGTTTTTGTAGTTTCTTTAGCTGCATTATTACATGACATTGCAGACCCTAAGTTTTACAATGGAGATGAGACTATTGGACCTAAATTAGCTACTGAATTTCTTGAAAAACAGAAAGTTAACAAAGAAACAATTTTACATGTTGTAAACATAATCAACCATATTTCTTATAAAAATTCATTTGATAAAAATGGTGAAAAATTTACGTCCAAAGAACTAGAAGTAGTACAAGATGCAGATAGATTAGACGCAATTGGTGCTATTGGTATTGCACGTTGTTTTAATTATGGTGGTTTTAAAAATAGAGCTCTGTACAATCCAGAAATTTTACCAAACTTAAATATGACAAAAGAAGAATATAAAAAGTCTTCTGCACCAACAATTAATCATTTTTATGAAAAATTGTTGTTATTAAAAGATAAAATGAACACGGATTCTGGAAAAAAAATTGCAATGCAAAGACATGAATTTATGGAAAAATATTTAGAGCAGTTTTATAATGAATGGAATGGAGTGAAATAA
- a CDS encoding BrxA/BrxB family bacilliredoxin codes for MYPEELVKPMRDELINAGFEALYTGEDVEKAMAKEGTTLVVVNSVCGCAAGTARPGAIASLGAEKTPDNLTTVFAGVEKESTQKAREFMIPFPPSSPAMALFKDGNLVHMLERHHIEGRSAQMIAQNLAQAYEEFC; via the coding sequence ATGTATCCAGAAGAATTAGTAAAACCAATGCGTGACGAGTTAATTAACGCAGGTTTTGAAGCATTATATACAGGTGAAGACGTAGAAAAAGCAATGGCAAAAGAAGGAACAACTTTAGTGGTTGTAAACTCGGTTTGTGGTTGTGCTGCAGGAACTGCAAGACCAGGAGCAATTGCTTCTTTAGGTGCAGAAAAAACTCCTGATAATTTAACAACTGTTTTTGCAGGTGTAGAGAAAGAATCTACACAAAAAGCACGTGAATTTATGATTCCTTTTCCTCCATCTTCTCCAGCAATGGCGTTGTTTAAAGACGGAAATTTAGTACACATGTTAGAAAGACACCATATTGAAGGTCGTTCTGCACAAATGATTGCACAGAATTTAGCACAAGCTTACGAAGAGTTTTGTTAG
- a CDS encoding TerB family tellurite resistance protein, protein MANFTKWLGAGLGFTLGGPIGAAIGFAIGSFVDGFSEKDLLLEQGEYQSKTQNNRHVNTQSGDFEMSLLVLASIVIKSDGKIDKRELEFVRAQFLSMYGKERANNAFKLFKGIVKKEISARQVCIQIREHMSHASRLQLLHFLFGIAKADEFVTEKEVEEIRKIAGYLYINQRDFTSIKAMFYDESDNAYKILEITKSATDDQLKSAYRKMVKKYHPDKLQDLGKEHLQGAKEKFQSIQTAYEKIKKERGL, encoded by the coding sequence ATGGCAAATTTCACAAAATGGTTGGGTGCAGGATTAGGATTTACTTTAGGTGGCCCAATAGGTGCTGCAATAGGTTTTGCAATAGGTAGTTTTGTAGATGGTTTTTCCGAAAAAGATTTGCTTTTAGAGCAAGGAGAATATCAAAGTAAAACCCAAAATAACAGACATGTAAACACGCAATCTGGAGATTTTGAAATGAGTTTGCTTGTTTTGGCATCTATAGTTATAAAATCAGATGGTAAAATAGACAAACGTGAATTAGAATTTGTACGTGCTCAATTTTTAAGTATGTATGGTAAAGAAAGAGCCAACAATGCTTTTAAATTATTTAAAGGAATTGTAAAAAAAGAAATTTCTGCTAGACAAGTGTGTATTCAGATTAGAGAACACATGTCTCATGCATCTCGTTTACAATTACTTCACTTTTTATTCGGAATTGCAAAAGCAGACGAATTTGTAACCGAAAAAGAAGTTGAAGAAATTAGAAAAATAGCAGGCTATTTGTATATCAACCAAAGAGATTTTACGTCCATAAAGGCAATGTTTTATGATGAGTCTGACAATGCTTATAAAATCTTGGAAATCACAAAATCTGCTACAGATGATCAGTTAAAATCTGCTTACAGAAAAATGGTAAAAAAATACCATCCAGACAAATTACAAGATTTAGGAAAAGAGCATTTACAAGGAGCTAAAGAAAAGTTTCAAAGCATACAAACAGCTTACGAGAAAATAAAAAAAGAAAGAGGTTTGTAA
- a CDS encoding DUF11 domain-containing protein: MNKLNRKLFTFLKIFLFLSVTLFSMQSYAQLDSEHYLPPLKQVANNQGIVQQAVYFSTPETSPFSIEIYRGTSTTPLLTITGLSKGNGKIFDNSNGLGNGDNNITLVTNANTGEVLSNSGLRIISPSGKKFYVNYRGRSSAQAGSLTSKGAKAKGIDFRWGGIPNRANNNNLTTSLGMIATEDGTVVTVSGYDPNCKFRKGNARGGITADTQTITLNKGQSFVLEAAKNETTANIDGWLGSKIHATKPIVISNGGLNVGIRSTSGNRDVGIDQPVGVASLGREYVFVRGLGSNETEFPIIVATQNNTEVYAGGILIGTINDGDYIEVPGSYYSSNSAGASMFVTTSREVYAYQCLQGATNKIQTIGMNFIAPVNCLLPNLMDEISDIDKIAGANSNISAITIIASSLTANSNIVVRENGVRIPLPAQTVPAGTSDWKTFYVTGLSGEIDVTSTGPIAVGTFMSLGSNAGLAGYFSGFDTVPVVGVQITGGGCFPAGDLEEETKSFDAYQWYRNNVVIAGATSSTYTPTGIGEYNVIVTEGTCSYSSKIVSVFNCDPDIVVSKTSDITGTVTDGDIINFTVTVESFGLQPVTNLVVKDIFPTELDLISVTPSQGTWNSPNWTIGTMEAGELFTLKFVSKVPNKPDEGTFSNVVSNTQDQTDSNLSVDDLTESFTITAKKIDLSLSKKIDKSVVKVGDEVTFTITIFNNGPEIATGVQVKDILPSGLTFISTGTIIPTNTTYNQSTGIWNFGTRNIQKNESISLKIKAKITTTNLVINTSEVFKTEQKDVDSNTN, translated from the coding sequence ATGAATAAATTGAATCGTAAATTATTTACTTTTCTTAAAATATTTTTGTTTTTAAGTGTCACTTTATTTAGTATGCAATCTTATGCACAATTAGATAGTGAGCATTACCTGCCACCTTTAAAACAAGTAGCTAATAATCAAGGAATTGTTCAGCAAGCTGTTTATTTTTCAACCCCAGAAACTTCTCCATTTTCTATAGAAATTTATAGAGGTACAAGCACAACTCCTTTGTTAACAATAACGGGTTTATCTAAAGGAAATGGTAAAATATTTGATAATTCTAACGGATTAGGAAATGGTGATAACAATATTACTTTGGTTACCAATGCAAATACAGGAGAGGTTTTAAGTAATTCTGGTTTAAGAATAATTTCACCAAGTGGTAAGAAGTTTTATGTAAATTATAGAGGAAGATCTTCTGCACAAGCTGGTTCTTTAACATCTAAAGGTGCAAAAGCAAAAGGTATAGATTTTAGGTGGGGAGGTATTCCTAATAGGGCAAATAACAACAACTTAACAACATCTTTAGGAATGATAGCTACAGAAGATGGAACCGTTGTTACAGTTTCTGGTTACGACCCAAATTGTAAATTTAGAAAAGGAAATGCAAGAGGTGGTATTACTGCAGATACACAAACTATTACTTTAAATAAAGGACAATCTTTTGTCTTAGAAGCAGCAAAAAATGAAACAACTGCAAATATAGATGGCTGGTTGGGATCAAAAATACATGCGACTAAACCTATTGTAATTAGTAATGGAGGTTTAAATGTGGGGATAAGGAGTACAAGTGGGAATAGAGATGTAGGTATAGATCAGCCAGTGGGTGTTGCTTCTTTAGGAAGAGAATATGTTTTTGTAAGAGGTTTAGGATCTAATGAAACAGAGTTTCCAATAATTGTAGCGACACAAAATAATACAGAAGTATATGCTGGTGGAATTTTAATAGGCACAATAAACGATGGAGATTATATAGAAGTTCCTGGAAGTTATTATTCTTCTAATTCTGCAGGAGCAAGCATGTTTGTAACTACATCAAGAGAAGTTTATGCGTATCAATGTTTACAAGGTGCAACAAATAAAATACAAACTATTGGTATGAATTTTATTGCACCAGTAAACTGTTTGTTACCGAATTTAATGGACGAAATTTCCGATATTGATAAAATTGCTGGAGCAAATTCTAACATTTCTGCAATTACAATTATAGCTTCATCTTTAACAGCAAACTCTAATATTGTAGTTAGAGAAAATGGTGTAAGGATTCCATTACCCGCGCAAACTGTTCCTGCTGGAACTTCCGATTGGAAAACTTTCTATGTAACAGGTTTGTCTGGAGAAATAGATGTAACATCTACTGGACCAATTGCAGTTGGTACTTTTATGAGTTTAGGTTCTAATGCTGGTTTGGCTGGTTATTTTTCTGGATTTGATACAGTTCCTGTAGTTGGAGTACAAATTACAGGTGGAGGTTGTTTTCCAGCTGGAGATTTAGAGGAAGAAACAAAAAGTTTTGATGCTTATCAATGGTATAGAAATAATGTTGTAATTGCTGGAGCAACTTCATCTACTTATACACCAACAGGAATAGGAGAATACAATGTAATTGTTACAGAAGGTACTTGTTCTTATTCTTCTAAAATTGTGTCAGTTTTTAATTGTGATCCAGATATTGTGGTTTCTAAAACAAGTGATATTACAGGAACAGTTACAGATGGAGATATCATCAATTTTACAGTTACTGTAGAAAGTTTTGGATTGCAACCTGTAACAAATTTAGTGGTAAAAGATATTTTTCCAACAGAATTAGATTTAATTAGTGTAACGCCAAGTCAAGGAACATGGAATAGTCCAAATTGGACTATTGGTACCATGGAAGCTGGTGAGTTATTTACATTAAAATTTGTTTCTAAAGTACCAAATAAACCGGATGAAGGCACGTTTAGTAACGTAGTTTCAAATACACAAGATCAAACAGATTCTAATTTATCTGTAGATGACTTAACCGAGAGTTTTACAATAACAGCAAAGAAAATAGATTTATCACTCTCTAAAAAGATAGATAAAAGTGTTGTTAAAGTTGGAGATGAGGTTACTTTTACTATTACAATCTTTAACAATGGACCAGAAATTGCAACAGGGGTTCAAGTTAAAGATATTTTACCTAGCGGTTTAACTTTTATATCTACAGGAACAATAATCCCTACAAATACTACCTATAACCAATCTACAGGAATTTGGAATTTTGGAACAAGAAATATCCAAAAAAACGAATCTATTAGTTTAAAAATTAAGGCAAAAATTACGACTACAAACCTTGTTATAAATACTTCTGAAGTTTTTAAAACTGAACAAAAAGATGTGGATTCCAATACAAACTAG